Proteins encoded by one window of Myxococcales bacterium:
- a CDS encoding glycosyltransferase family 4 protein — protein sequence MPSPRVLFVSKPVAPPWHDGSKNLVRDVAAHLERVTPTVMSTEAFARASSLPPRVRVEPVYSAASRFTPPFAANTRVFARLLRGDPLDLWHFIFAPNAASSGAALAAKRVRRLSGFRGPVVQTVASAPRTFEGVSRLLFGDHIIALSEWTRRRLVDAGATRAPIHVIPPCAAAPAEPAEGVVRALRARHDLRGKVVLYPGDYEFSQGARTVVAALPRVLAEVPNLTAVFACRAKTPRAAVAEAELQREVERLGLAPRVRYLGEVPDMPALLRASDVVAFPVDDLYGKVDVPLVLLEALALGVPLVVAAGGPLEELAPAASEVPPGAPERLAAAVVGLLAPGAALEAAKLGRTLYGERFTPSVVARAHDALYERALGVAPA from the coding sequence GTGCCTTCACCGCGCGTCCTCTTCGTGTCCAAGCCCGTCGCCCCCCCCTGGCACGACGGCTCGAAGAACCTGGTCCGCGACGTGGCCGCGCACCTGGAGCGCGTCACGCCGACGGTGATGAGCACCGAGGCCTTCGCGCGCGCGTCGAGCCTCCCGCCGCGGGTCCGCGTCGAGCCGGTGTACTCGGCGGCATCTCGGTTTACGCCGCCGTTCGCCGCGAACACTCGAGTGTTCGCGCGCCTGCTTCGCGGCGATCCACTGGACCTCTGGCACTTCATCTTCGCGCCCAACGCCGCGTCGTCGGGCGCCGCGCTCGCCGCCAAGCGCGTCCGCCGGCTCAGCGGCTTTCGCGGGCCCGTGGTGCAGACGGTGGCGAGCGCCCCGCGCACCTTCGAGGGGGTGTCGCGCCTGCTCTTCGGCGACCACATCATCGCCCTCAGCGAGTGGACCCGCCGACGACTCGTCGACGCGGGGGCGACCCGCGCGCCCATCCATGTCATCCCACCGTGCGCCGCGGCCCCGGCCGAGCCAGCCGAAGGGGTGGTCCGCGCTCTGCGCGCGCGGCACGACCTCCGCGGCAAGGTCGTGCTCTACCCGGGGGACTACGAGTTCTCCCAGGGCGCGCGGACGGTGGTCGCCGCGCTGCCCCGCGTCCTCGCCGAGGTGCCCAACCTCACGGCGGTGTTCGCCTGCCGCGCCAAGACGCCCCGCGCGGCGGTCGCGGAGGCGGAGCTGCAGCGCGAAGTCGAGCGCCTCGGCCTCGCCCCGCGGGTGCGGTACCTCGGGGAGGTGCCCGACATGCCGGCGCTCCTGCGCGCCAGCGACGTCGTCGCCTTCCCCGTCGACGATCTGTACGGCAAGGTCGACGTGCCGCTCGTGCTCCTCGAGGCCCTCGCGCTGGGCGTCCCCCTCGTGGTCGCCGCCGGGGGCCCGCTGGAGGAGCTCGCCCCCGCCGCCTCGGAGGTGCCACCCGGCGCGCCCGAGCGCCTCGCCGCGGCCGTCGTCGGCCTGCTCGCCCCCGGCGCCGCCCTCGAGGCGGCCAAGCTCGGGCGAACGCTCTACGGCGAGCGCTTCACCCCCTCCGTGGTCGCGCGCGCTCACGACGCCCTCTACGAGCGCGCGCTCGGCGTGGCGCCCGCCTGA
- a CDS encoding HEAT repeat domain-containing protein, with amino-acid sequence MPTPRSTPATLGPRLPGLPGLPGLALAALLGFFVAHTGAARAEQASTGDGDNRVRIAQLLRLGRSHTPEARAELERALQDPAEAVRLAASVALVALADPAAVPAIERRLAVETSPRVRERLHGARADLRAMALKRARFVLQVGRMVNATSNTNPALSAVMATTTRARASFVAGAVLLEGPADPLYASAVDRKLPVLLLDGQLSRLARSSAPGGVSLAAHVEIVVRAVPSHALKATLRGSSTGTDTPAVLTSQARLAELESQVVGSAVESALRGAEGALAGASK; translated from the coding sequence ATGCCGACCCCGCGCTCCACACCCGCCACGCTCGGCCCGAGGCTCCCCGGCCTCCCCGGCCTCCCCGGCCTGGCGCTCGCGGCGCTGCTTGGCTTCTTCGTTGCCCACACCGGGGCGGCGCGGGCCGAGCAGGCCTCGACCGGCGACGGCGACAACCGCGTCCGAATCGCTCAGCTCCTTCGGCTTGGGCGCAGCCACACACCCGAGGCCCGCGCCGAGCTCGAGCGAGCGCTCCAGGATCCCGCAGAGGCGGTCCGGCTCGCGGCCAGCGTCGCCCTCGTCGCCCTCGCCGATCCCGCGGCGGTCCCCGCGATCGAGCGGCGCCTCGCGGTCGAGACCTCGCCTCGCGTCCGGGAGCGCCTCCACGGCGCGCGCGCCGACCTCCGGGCGATGGCGCTCAAGCGCGCGAGGTTCGTCCTGCAGGTCGGGAGGATGGTGAACGCCACGAGCAACACGAACCCCGCGCTCTCGGCCGTGATGGCGACCACGACGCGCGCGCGCGCCTCGTTCGTTGCCGGGGCCGTGCTGCTAGAGGGGCCCGCCGACCCGCTCTACGCGAGCGCGGTCGACCGCAAGCTCCCGGTCCTCCTGCTCGATGGGCAGCTCTCGCGCTTGGCGCGGTCGAGCGCCCCTGGTGGGGTCTCGCTCGCCGCGCACGTGGAGATCGTCGTCAGGGCGGTGCCGTCGCACGCGCTGAAGGCCACGCTCCGCGGGAGCTCCACGGGCACCGACACGCCAGCGGTCCTCACCAGCCAGGCGCGGCTCGCCGAGCTCGAGAGCCAGGTGGTCGGCAGCGCCGTCGAGAGCGCGCTCCGCGGCGCAGAGGGCGCGCTGGCGGGCGCGTCGAAGTAG
- a CDS encoding MoxR family ATPase, with translation MPPHVAPANPAFDASHLQQQFRAVMASMRSVILGKDDVIARVLWCVAASGHVLFRDVPGVGKTVLARAFAASVAAKFKRIQFTPDLLPMDVSGANIFDMRQKTFTFQPGPVFTNVLLGDEINRAPPKTQSALLEVMEERQVTVEGTTHKLEAPFITIATMNPLDDEGTYPLPAAQLDRFMMMLSVGYPDELAETKMLEVHLGATAALSEVTPVVTKEDVLLWQQTVPRIYVSPEIRRYLVAIMRALRSDHRNLRSVSPRSTLLLARACQARALFEGRAFVAVEDVKVLAPDVLGHRVLTADSQVGREFVAQCTERVPAPA, from the coding sequence ATGCCTCCTCACGTCGCGCCCGCCAACCCGGCCTTCGACGCTTCTCACCTTCAGCAGCAGTTCCGCGCCGTCATGGCCTCGATGCGCTCGGTCATCCTGGGCAAGGACGACGTCATCGCGCGCGTCCTCTGGTGCGTCGCCGCGAGCGGGCACGTGCTCTTCCGAGACGTCCCCGGGGTGGGCAAGACCGTGCTCGCGCGCGCCTTCGCGGCGAGCGTCGCGGCGAAGTTCAAGCGCATCCAGTTCACCCCCGATCTGCTCCCGATGGACGTATCCGGCGCGAACATCTTCGACATGCGTCAGAAGACGTTCACGTTTCAGCCGGGGCCGGTGTTCACCAACGTGCTGCTCGGCGACGAGATCAACCGCGCGCCACCGAAGACCCAGTCGGCGCTGCTCGAGGTGATGGAGGAGCGCCAGGTCACCGTGGAGGGCACCACCCACAAGCTCGAGGCGCCGTTCATCACGATCGCGACGATGAACCCGCTCGACGACGAGGGCACCTACCCGCTCCCCGCCGCGCAGCTCGACCGCTTCATGATGATGCTCTCGGTCGGCTACCCGGACGAGCTCGCCGAGACCAAGATGCTCGAGGTCCACCTGGGCGCCACCGCCGCGCTGTCCGAGGTGACGCCGGTCGTCACGAAGGAAGACGTGCTCCTCTGGCAGCAGACCGTCCCGCGGATCTACGTCTCGCCGGAAATCCGCAGGTACCTCGTGGCCATCATGCGGGCGCTGCGCTCGGACCACCGCAACCTCCGGTCGGTCTCGCCTCGATCGACGCTCCTGCTCGCGCGCGCCTGCCAGGCCAGGGCGCTCTTCGAGGGCCGCGCCTTCGTCGCCGTGGAGGACGTCAAGGTGCTCGCGCCCGACGTGCTCGGCCACCGCGTCCTCACCGCCGACTCTCAGGTGGGGCGCGAGTTCGTGGCGCAGTGCACCGAGCGTGTGCCGGCCCCCGCATGA
- a CDS encoding TerB family tellurite resistance protein has translation MRGSAVELLDDCPHCLLEGGLVETYDARIAACRFGVPARVWCKLCGVTKVGRVAAAQLARDLSLVQGNRCPACLEELAPEALDVRRCAACGAHAALLDERGATDLRSREALVTQLDAWAVRDGFPDLAALVSATFVAPDLDALMDLVLAQRPLETLADPFSLGGRAGGGSASAPSPEAPSRPKSQRAPPFRVVPSTIPPPNGGAPVADGAWPTPHAPHAPLAPPARARTSPDSPAHAQAEAAPPPPPPPGPLDDAPPQSAPPRAILFPLVSVVAADGEVHAAERAFVDAFLATEGMAPLQDDEFRVYTPAEAARYVPKERREKIVELMCELAAVDGLGDEAELRVVRAYAAAWRVPEEKVETWLWGYEHAQASAGRQFWLRIRRFLLSSRWEKPDP, from the coding sequence ATGCGTGGTTCCGCTGTCGAGCTGCTCGACGACTGCCCTCACTGCCTCCTCGAAGGCGGCCTCGTCGAGACCTACGACGCGCGTATCGCGGCGTGTCGCTTCGGTGTGCCGGCGCGGGTGTGGTGCAAGCTGTGCGGCGTCACCAAGGTGGGCCGCGTCGCGGCCGCGCAGCTCGCGAGGGACCTCTCGCTCGTGCAGGGCAACCGCTGCCCCGCGTGCCTCGAGGAGCTCGCCCCCGAGGCCCTCGACGTGCGCCGATGCGCGGCGTGCGGCGCGCACGCAGCGCTGCTGGACGAGCGCGGCGCGACCGATCTCCGCTCGCGGGAGGCGCTGGTGACGCAGCTCGACGCCTGGGCCGTCCGCGACGGTTTCCCCGATCTGGCCGCGCTCGTCTCGGCCACGTTCGTCGCGCCCGACCTCGACGCGCTGATGGATCTCGTCCTCGCGCAGAGGCCGCTCGAGACCCTCGCCGATCCGTTCTCGCTGGGGGGCCGCGCCGGCGGCGGGAGCGCGAGCGCGCCGAGCCCCGAGGCCCCGAGCCGCCCGAAGAGCCAGCGCGCCCCGCCCTTCCGCGTCGTGCCGAGCACGATCCCGCCGCCCAACGGCGGCGCACCGGTGGCGGACGGCGCCTGGCCCACGCCTCACGCTCCCCACGCGCCTCTCGCGCCTCCCGCGCGCGCGCGCACATCCCCGGACTCCCCTGCGCATGCGCAGGCCGAGGCGGCCCCGCCTCCCCCGCCCCCTCCCGGCCCCCTCGACGACGCGCCGCCCCAGTCCGCGCCGCCCCGCGCCATTCTGTTCCCGCTCGTGTCGGTCGTCGCTGCCGACGGCGAGGTGCACGCGGCGGAGCGCGCCTTCGTCGACGCGTTCCTCGCGACCGAGGGCATGGCGCCCCTCCAGGACGACGAGTTCCGCGTGTACACGCCGGCCGAGGCCGCGCGGTACGTCCCGAAGGAGCGGCGGGAGAAGATCGTCGAGCTCATGTGCGAGCTCGCCGCGGTGGACGGCCTCGGGGACGAGGCCGAGCTCAGGGTGGTACGCGCGTACGCGGCGGCGTGGCGCGTCCCGGAGGAGAAGGTCGAGACCTGGCTCTGGGGATACGAACACGCGCAGGCCTCGGCGGGCCGACAGTTCTGGCTTCGGATACGACGCTTCCTGCTCTCTTCCCGATGGGAGAAACCCGACCCTTGA